The following are encoded in a window of Sminthopsis crassicaudata isolate SCR6 chromosome 5, ASM4859323v1, whole genome shotgun sequence genomic DNA:
- the LMOD2 gene encoding leiomodin-2, translating to MSTFGYRRELSKYESIDEDELLASLTAEELQELERELEDIEPNRNLPVGLRQKSLTEKTPTGTFSREALMAYWEKETKKLLEKERLGECDKDTEEDKDSEEELIFTESNSEVSEEVYTEEEEEEEEEEEEEESEEEEEAERKPEVPEARQGTPNCEQGRSDSPKPKTFKSQIENINLTNGHSGRNTESPTAIHPCGNPTVIEDVLERVKNNDPDTTEINLNNTENITTPNLTLIAEALRDNTAVRTLSLANTRADDAAAIAIAEMLKVNQHITSVNIESNFITGKGILAIMRALQHNTVLTELRFHNQRHIMGSQVEMEIVKLLRDNTTLVRLGYHFELAGPRMSMTSILTRNMDKQRQKRMQEQKQQEGYDGGSNFRAKVWQRGTPGSSPYASPRHSPWSSPKLPKKVQSVRSRPPSPAAPSPPPPPPPPPPPPPPHVSLLPPPPPPPPPPLPEKKLITRNIAEVIKQQENAQRALQNGQKKKKGKKIKKQPNNILKEIKNSLRSVQEKKAEESSRPSTPQRSAHDNLMDEIRGSSIRQLRRVEVPEALR from the exons ATGTCTACCTTTGGCTACAGAAGAGAACTGAGCAAATATGAATCCATCGATGAGGATGAGCTCCTGGCTTCACTGACAGCCGAAGAGCTCCAAGAGCTGGAGAGGGAGCTGGAAGATATTGAACCCAACAGGAACCTACCAGTGGGACTAAGGCAAAAGAGCCTGACCGAAAAAACCCCTACGGGGACATTCAGCAGAGAGGCACTGATGGCCTACTGGGAGAAAGAGACCAAAAAGCTTCTGGAGAAAGAGAGGCTAGGGGAGTGTGATAAG GATACAGAAGAAGACAAAGACAGCGAGGAAGAACTGATCTTTACGGAGAGCAACAGCGAAGTGTCCGAAGAGGTTTATAccgaagaggaggaggaggaggaagaggaagaagaggaagaagaaagtgaggaagaagaggaagcagAAAGGAAGCCTGAGGTCCCGGAGGCCCGTCAGGGAACTCCCAATTGCGAACAGGGCCGTTCCGACAGCCCTAAGCCAAAGACATTTAAGAGTCAAATAGAGAACATCAATCTAACGAACGGCCACAGTGGCAGAAACACGGAGTCCCCCACTGCCATCCACCCCTGCGGCAATCCGACCGTTATCGAGGACGTTTTGGAGAGGGTGAAGAACAACGACCCGGACACCACCGAGATCAACCTGAACAACACCGAGAACATCACGACGCCGAACCTGACCCTCATCGCCGAAGCGCTCAGGGACAACACGGCCGTGAGAACCCTCAGCCTGGCCAACACGCGCGCCGACGACGCCGCCGCCATCGCCATCGCCGAGATGCTCAAGGTGAACCAGCACATCACCAGCGTCAACATCGAGTCCAACTTCATCACGGGCAAGGGGATTCTGGCCATCATGCGGGCGCTGCAGCACAACACGGTCCTGACGGAGCTGCGCTTCCACAACCAGAGGCACATCATGGGCAGCCAGGTGGAGATGGAGATCGTCAAGCTGCTGAGGGACAACACCACGCTGGTGAGGCTGGGCTACCACTTTGAACTTGCAGGACCAAGAATGAGCATGACGAGCATTCTGACGAGAAATATGGACAAACAGAGGCAGAAGCGGATGCAGGAGCAAAAGCAACAGGAGGGCTACGACGGAGGATCCAACTTCAGAGCCAAAGTCTGGCAGAGGGGCACTCCCGGCTCGTCTCCTTACGCGTCCCCTAGACATTCTCCTTGGTCATCTCCAAAACTGCCTAAGAAAGTCCAGTCCGTGAGAAGTCGGCCCCCATCTCCCGCGGCCccgtctcctcctcctccccccccaccgccacctcctccccctcctcctcacGTGTCActactccctcctcccccaccgcCGCCCCCTCCTCCTCTGCCAGAGAAAAAGTTAATAACCCGAAACATCGCAGAAGTCATCAAACAACAGGAGAATGCCCAAAGAGCACTGCAAaatggacagaaaaagaaaaaagggaaaaagataaagaaacaacCCAACAACATATTGAAGGAGATAAAAAATTCATTAAGGTCAGTTCaggaaaagaaagcagaagaaagtTCCCGACCCTCCACCCCACAGAGATCAGCTCATGACAACCTCATGGATGAGATCCGGGGAAGCAGTATAAGACAGCTAAGGCGG GTGGAAGTCCCAGAGGCTCTTCgatag